One window of the Sparus aurata chromosome 7, fSpaAur1.1, whole genome shotgun sequence genome contains the following:
- the LOC115584933 gene encoding dihydropyridine-sensitive L-type skeletal muscle calcium channel subunit alpha-1-like isoform X2, whose translation MASNAEAKPVIMNEEELKRKQREKLKKLQATGGNPRPARSLFFFTLKNPFRKACINIVEWKTFEIIILLTIFANCIALAVFLPMPEEDSNNTNANLESLEYIFLIIFTLECFLKIVAYGLVFHEGAYLRNCWNILDFVIVFMGLFTFALDTINKIAGVPMEKGGGFDMKALRAFRVLRPLRLVSGVPSLQVVMNSILKAMLPLLHIALLVFLLVTIYAIMGLELFKCKMHKTCYYTGTNIYATAEGELPAPCAQAGNGRRCMINGSECRPNWEGPNNGITHFDNIGFAMLTVYQCITMEGWTKVLYWVNDAIGNEWPWIYFVPLILIGSFFVLNLVLGVLSGEFTKEREKARSRGEFQKLRERQQLDEDLHGYMEWITHAEVLDADREGKGLLPLTSGDSDTDSLYDLEGKSRIVYYYRLARRWNRFFRMKCLVYIKTKAFYWLIMFLVFLNTLTIATEHHHQSDSLTSLQDVASRVLLVLFVIEMFVKMYALGPRAYFMSLFNRFDFFVVLCGILEMIMFSAGAVAPLGFSVLRCIRLLRILKVTKYWTSLSNFVASLLNSVRSIASLLLLLFLFIVIFSLLGMQVFGGKFNFSDHRPRRSNFDNFPQALISVFQILTGEDWTSIMYNGIMAYGGPEIPGILVSIYFIVLFVCGNYILLNVFLAIAVDNLAEAESLTSAQKEKAEEKMRRKLLRSKMPDKTDEERERIAKKLAEQRAKVENMPTTAKLKIDEFESNVNEVKDPFPPDDFPGDDEEEEPEIPISPRPRPMADLQLKEEAVPLPEASSFFIFGPQNKFRKLCYKIINASSFTNLILLFILLSSISLAAEDPIDPKSYRNQILAYADIVFTSVFTIEIVLKMTVYGAFMHEGSFCRNSFNILDLIVVGVSLLSMGMESSAISVVKILRVLRVLRPLRAINRAKGLKHVVQCVFVAIKTIGNIVLVTMLLNFMFACIGVQLFKGKFYSCTDVSKTTEEECQGYFWKHIDNSLQDTVLAKREWLNSDFNFDNVLYGMLALFTVSTFEGWPKLLYKAIDSDEEDQGPVFNNRVDVSIFFIIYIILIAFFMMNIFVGFVIVTFQEQGEEEYKDCELDKNQRQCVQYALKARPLRCYIPKNPYQYRVWYIVTSCYFEYLMFFLIMLNTLCLGMQHCNQSDHVTKLSDTLNLIFTVLFTVEMILKLMAFKARGYFGDPWNVFDFVIVIGSVVDVILSEVDETNPMQAIAASENASVSITFFRLFRVMRLVKLLNRSEGIRNLLWTFIKSFQALPHVALLIVMLFFIYAVIGMQIFGKVALVDGTQINRNNNFQAFPQAVLMLFRCATGEAWQEVMMASMYGKKCDPKSDFLPGEEYTCGSNFAVFYFLSFYCLCAFLILNLFVAVIMDNFDYLTRDWSLLGPHHLDEFKKIWAEYDPEATGRIKHLDVVTLLRRIQPPLGFGKFCPHRAACKRLVGMNMPLNSDGTVTFNATLFALVRTALKIKTEGNFEQANEELRAIIKQIWKRTSMKLLDQVIPPIGDDEVTVGKFYSTFLLQDHFRKFLKRQEEYYGYRPSKKSASGPEIQAGLRSIDEEVAPEMHRAISGDLQNEEEMDRAMEESGEEAIYHRSHGLFGNRVDSFTSEPANTQSQQMTHQRPLQFSESQPESPPNSSGLDPTTEFFPTIAPRSNTNNNAFAFEFDREGSPGEFYNSSEDADPGNMRSWNFIVRTDKTQFPYDPDYGDSQSQSSHPAADQLVHEALVTGGIASLARDPSFVSVAKEQMADAIRTSVNDLESMAQDILSERPDSVTSVKKRRPIPVPPPVSAAAALQTGQPDPAVRRKRRPIPKIPSLQEAAEADSKV comes from the exons AACTTTTGAGATCATCATCTTATTGACCATCTTTGCAAACTGTATCGCTCTGGCTGTGTTCCTGCCCATGCCTGAGGAAGACAGTAATAACACCAACGCAAACTTG GAGAGCTTGGAGTATATCTTCCTGATCATATTCACGTTAGAGTGCTTTCTGAAGATAGTGGCATATGGGCTCGTGTTCCATGAAGGCGCCTATTTACGGAACTGTTGGAACATATTGGACTTTGTCATCGTCTTCATGGG TCTCTTCACCTTTGCCTTGGATACCATCAATAAGATAGCAGGAGTGCCGATGGAGAAGGGTGGAGGGTTTGACATGAAGGCACTAAGAGCCTTCAGAGTGCTGCGGCCCTTACGTCTCGTCTCTGGAGTCCCAA GCCTGCAGGTGGTGATGAACTCCATCCTCAAAGCCAtgctgcctctgctgcacaTCGCCCTGCTGGTCTTTCTGCTGGTCACCATCTATGCCATCATGGGACTGGAGCTCTTCAAGTGCAAAATGCATAAGACCTGCTATTACACTGGCACAA ATATCTACGCCACAGCAGAAGGTGAGCTGCCTGCTCCCTGCGCTCAGGCTGGTAACGGACGTCGCTGTATGATCAATGGCTCTGAGTGTCGGCCGAACTGGGAAGGTCCCAACAACGGCATCACCCACTTTGATAACATTGGCTTTGCCATGCTGACAGTCTACCAGTGTATCACCATGGAGGGCTGGACCAAAGTGCTCTACTGG GTTAATGATGCTATAGGAAATGAATGGCCCTGGATCTACTTTGTTCCCCTCATTCTGATCGGCTCCTTCTTTGTGCTCAATCTCGTTCTGGGTGTGCTCAGTGG AGAGTTTACCAAAGAGCGAGAGAAGGCCAGGTCACGTGGAGAGTTCCAGAAGTTGCGAGAGCGTCAGCAGCTGGACGAAGACCTGCACGGCTACATGGAGTGGATCACTCACGCTGAAGTCCTGGATGCCGACCGAGAGGGCAAAG GACTCCTGCCTTTAACCAGTGGAGATTCAGACACAGACAGCCTGTACGACCTGGAAGGCAAGAGTCGAATTGTCTACTACTA ccGCCTGGCCCGTCGCTGGAACCGTTTCTTCAGGATGAAGTGTCTGgtctacataaaaacaaaggcCTTTTACTGGCTCATAATGTTCCTTGTCTTCCTCAATACCCTGACCATAGCAACAGAGCACCACCATCAGTCTGACTCACTCACTTCCCTACAAG ATGTGGCCAGTCGTGTCCTGCTGGTGCTGTTTGTCATAGAGATGTTTGTGAAGATGTATGCGCTGGGTCCCAGAGCATATTTCATGTCTCTGTTTAACCGCTTTGACTTCTTTGTGGTCCTGTGCGGCATCCTGGAGATGATCATGTTCTCTGCAGGAGCCGTGGCTCCACTGGGTTTCTCTGTGCTCAGGTGTATTCGACTGCTGAGGATCCTCAAAGTCACAAA GTACTGGACCTCCTTGAGTAATTTTGTGGCCTCTCTCCTCAACTCTGTGCGCTCCATCGCGTCcctgctccttcttctcttcctcttcattgtCATTTTCTCGCTCCTGGGCATGCAGGTGTTTGGGGGGAAATTCAACTTTTCTGACCACAGACCCAGACGCAGTAACTTTGACAACTTCCCCCAGGccctcatcagtgtgtttcag ATCCTAACAGGAGAGGACTGGACCTCCATCATGTACAATGGCATTATGGCTTACGGAGGGCCTGAGATTCCTGGCATCCTGGTCTCCATCTACTTTATTGTCCTCTTTGTCTGTGGAAACT ACATCCTCCTCAATGTCTTCTTGGCCATCGCAGTCGACAACCTGGCAGAGGCTGAGAGTCTGACTTCAGCTCAGAAAGAAAAGGCGGAAGAGAAGATGAGGAGAAAACTACTTAG GTCTAAAATGCCCGATAAGACTGacgaggagagggagaggatagCTAAGAAACTGGCAGAGCAGAGAGCCAAGGTGGAGAACATGCCCACCACAGCCAAG cttAAAATTGACGAGTTTGAGTCCAATGTGAATGAAGTGAAAGACCCATTCCCACCTGATGACTTCCCAG gtgatgatgaggaggaagagccTGAAATCCCCATCAGCCCTCGGCCCCGACCGATGGCCGACCTGCAGCTGAAAGAAGAAGCCGTTCCTTTGCCCGAAGCCAgctcctttttcatttttggcccTCAGAACAA GTTCCGTAAACTGTGCTACAAGATCATCAACGCCTCGTCCTTCACCAACTTAATCCTTCTCTTCATCctgctctcctccatctccctggcAGCTGAGGACCCCATCGACCCCAAGTCCTACAGAAACCAG aTCTTGGCCTATGCTGACATCGTTTTCACGTCTGTGTTCACCATTGAGATTGTACTGAAG ATGACAGTATATGGAGCATTCATGCACGAGGGCTCCTTCTGCCGAAACTCCTTCAACATCCTGGATCTGATTGTGGTTGGAGTCTCACTGCTTTCTATGGGAATGGA ATCCAGTGCTATCTCCGTGGTGAAGATTCTCAGGGTGCTGAGGGTGCTGAGGCCTCTCAGGGCCATCAACAGAGCCAAGGGGTTAAAG CACGTggtccagtgtgtgtttgtggccaTCAAAACCATCGGCAACATCGTCCTGGTCACCATGCTGCTGAATTTCATGTTTGCCTGTATAGGAGTGCAACTCTTCAAG GGTAAATTCTACAGCTGCACAGATGTGTCCAAGACGACTGAGGAGGAATGCCA GGGATACTTCTGGAAGCACATCGATAATTCTCTACAAGACACAGTGTTGGCGAAGAGAGAATGGCTCAACAGTGACTTTAACTTTGACAACGTGCTCTATGGCATGCTGGCTCTCTTCACTGTGTCCACATTTGAGGGCTGGCCAAA ACTGCTATACAAAGCCATTGACTCAGATGAAGAAGACCAAGGGCCTGTCTTCAACAACCGCGTGGATGTCtccatcttcttcatcatctacaTCATCCTCATCGCCTTCTTCATGATGAACATCTTTGTGGGCTTCGTcattgtcactttccaggagcAGGGCGAGGAGGAGTATAAAGACTGTGAGCTGGACAAGAACCAG CGTCAGTGTGTGCAGTACGCCCTGAAGGCTCGTCCTCTGAGGTGCTACATCCCCAAAAACCCCTACCAGTACAGAGTCTGGTACATTGTCACATCCTGCTACTTCGAGTACCTCATGTTCTTCCTAATTATGCTCAACACCTTGTGTCTGGGGATGCAG CACTGTAACCAGTCGGACCATGTGACCAAGCTGTCAGACACTCTGAACTTGATCTTCACCGTGCTCTTCACTGTGGAGATGATTCTCAAGCTCATGGCCTTCAAAGCGAGG GGCTACTTCGGGGACCCTTGGAACGTGTTTGACTTCGTTATTGTCATTGGTAGTGTCGTTGACGTCATCCTGAGTGAAGTCGAT GAAACGAATCCTATGCAAGCAATTGCG GCGTCTGAAAATGCCTCAGTTTCCATCACATTCTTCCGACTTTTCCGTGTCATGCGTCTGGTCAAGCTGCTGAACCGTTCCGAGGGCATCCGTAACCTGCTGTGGACCTTCATCAAGTCCTTCCAG GCTCTTCCTCACGTGGCTCTGCTCATCGTGATGCTCTTCTTTATCTACGCTGTCATCGGGATGCAG ATCTTTGGAAAAGTAGCATTAGTGGACGGCACCCAAATCAACCGCAACAACAACTTCCAGGCATTCCCTCAGGCTGTTCTGATGTTATTCCG ATGTGCTACTGGAGAGGCTTGGCAGGAGGTCATGATGGCTTCCATGTATGGGAAGAAGTGTGACCCCAAGTCTGACTTCCTGCCAGGAGAGGAGTACACCTGCGGGTCCAACTTTGCTGTCTTCTACTTCCTCAGCTTCTACTGTCTCTGTGCTTTCCTG ATCCTCAACCTGTTCGTAGCTGTCATCATGGATAACTTTGACTATCTGACCCGTGATTGGTCTCTTCTTGGTCCGCACCACCTGGATGAGTTCAAGAAGATCTGGGCTGAATATGACCCTGAAGCCAC GGGGAGAATTAAACATCTGGATGTGGTGACGCTGCTGAGACGCATTCAGCCTCCACTGGGCTTTGGCAAGTTCTGTCCTCATCGTGCTGCGTGCAAG CGTTTGGTCGGTATGAACATGCCTCTCAACAGTGACGGCACCGTCACCTTCAATGCCACCCTGTTTGCTCTGGTTAGGACAGCCCTCAAGATCAAAACAGAAG GTAACTTTGAGCAGGCcaacgaggagctgagagccATTATAAAGCAAATCTGGAAACGCACCAGTATGAAACTGTTGGACCAGGTCATCCCGCCTATAGGAG ATGATGAAGTGACTGTGGGGAAGTTCTACTCCACCTTCCTGCTCCAGGACCACTTCCGTAAGTTCTTGAAGCGTCAGGAGGAGTACTATGGCTACCGGCCCTCTAAGAAGAGCGCGTCAGGCCCGGAGATCCAG gCGGGCCTGAGGAGCATAGATGAAGAAGTGGCTCCGGAGATGCACAGAGCCATTTCAGGAGACCTGCAGAACGAGGAAGAGATGGACAGAGCTATGGaggagagtggagaggaggcCATTTACCAT CGTTCACACGGTCTGTTCGGTAACCGGGTGGACTCCTTCACCAGCGAGCCCGCCAACACGCAGTCCCAACAGATGACCCACCAGCGGCCCCTCCAGTTCTCTGAGAGCCAGCCGGAGTCTCCACCAAACTCCTCCGGCCTGGATCCCACGACGGAATTTTTCCCCACAATAGCGCCAAGAAGCAACACTAACAACAACGCCTTCGCCTTCGA GTTTGACAGAGAAGGCAGTCCTGGAGAGTTTTATAATTCCAGTGAGGATGCAGACCCAG GCAACATGCGCTCCTGGAACTTCATAGTGagaacagacaaaacacag TTCCCTTATGACCCTGACTACGGTGACAGTCAGAGTCAGAGCTCCCATCCTGCAGCCGACCAGCTCGTCCATGAG gCTCTAGTAACAGGTGGTATAGCCTCCCTGGCCAGAGACCCCAGCTTTGTCTCAGTGGCTAAGGAGCAAATGGCTGATGCCATCCGCACATCTGTGAACGATTTGGAGAGCATGGCTCAAGATATCCTCAGTGAACGCCCCGACAGTGTCACCTCCGTGAAAAAGAGACGTCCCATCCCGGTCCCTCCTCCTGTTTCTGCTGCGGCAGCACTGCAAACAGGCCAGCCAGATCCGGCTGTGAGGAGAAAGAGACGTCCAATCCCAAAGATTCCCTCCTTACAGGAGGCGGCTGAGGCCGACTCCAAAGTTTAG
- the LOC115584933 gene encoding dihydropyridine-sensitive L-type skeletal muscle calcium channel subunit alpha-1-like isoform X1 produces the protein MASNAEAKPVIMNEEELKRKQREKLKKLQATGGNPRPARSLFFFTLKNPFRKACINIVEWKTFEIIILLTIFANCIALAVFLPMPEEDSNNTNANLESLEYIFLIIFTLECFLKIVAYGLVFHEGAYLRNCWNILDFVIVFMGLFTFALDTINKIAGVPMEKGGGFDMKALRAFRVLRPLRLVSGVPSLQVVMNSILKAMLPLLHIALLVFLLVTIYAIMGLELFKCKMHKTCYYTGTNIYATAEGELPAPCAQAGNGRRCMINGSECRPNWEGPNNGITHFDNIGFAMLTVYQCITMEGWTKVLYWVNDAIGNEWPWIYFVPLILIGSFFVLNLVLGVLSGEFTKEREKARSRGEFQKLRERQQLDEDLHGYMEWITHAEVLDADREGKGLLPLTSGDSDTDSLYDLEGKSRIVYYYRLARRWNRFFRMKCLVYIKTKAFYWLIMFLVFLNTLTIATEHHHQSDSLTSLQDVASRVLLVLFVIEMFVKMYALGPRAYFMSLFNRFDFFVVLCGILEMIMFSAGAVAPLGFSVLRCIRLLRILKVTKYWTSLSNFVASLLNSVRSIASLLLLLFLFIVIFSLLGMQVFGGKFNFSDHRPRRSNFDNFPQALISVFQILTGEDWTSIMYNGIMAYGGPEIPGILVSIYFIVLFVCGNYILLNVFLAIAVDNLAEAESLTSAQKEKAEEKMRRKLLRSKMPDKTDEERERIAKKLAEQRAKVENMPTTAKLKIDEFESNVNEVKDPFPPDDFPGDDEEEEPEIPISPRPRPMADLQLKEEAVPLPEASSFFIFGPQNKFRKLCYKIINASSFTNLILLFILLSSISLAAEDPIDPKSYRNQILAYADIVFTSVFTIEIVLKMTVYGAFMHEGSFCRNSFNILDLIVVGVSLLSMGMESSAISVVKILRVLRVLRPLRAINRAKGLKHVVQCVFVAIKTIGNIVLVTMLLNFMFACIGVQLFKGKFYSCTDVSKTTEEECQGYFWKHIDNSLQDTVLAKREWLNSDFNFDNVLYGMLALFTVSTFEGWPKLLYKAIDSDEEDQGPVFNNRVDVSIFFIIYIILIAFFMMNIFVGFVIVTFQEQGEEEYKDCELDKNQRQCVQYALKARPLRCYIPKNPYQYRVWYIVTSCYFEYLMFFLIMLNTLCLGMQHCNQSDHVTKLSDTLNLIFTVLFTVEMILKLMAFKARGYFGDPWNVFDFVIVIGSVVDVILSEVDTALASSGGLYCLHGCAETNPMQAIAASENASVSITFFRLFRVMRLVKLLNRSEGIRNLLWTFIKSFQALPHVALLIVMLFFIYAVIGMQIFGKVALVDGTQINRNNNFQAFPQAVLMLFRCATGEAWQEVMMASMYGKKCDPKSDFLPGEEYTCGSNFAVFYFLSFYCLCAFLILNLFVAVIMDNFDYLTRDWSLLGPHHLDEFKKIWAEYDPEATGRIKHLDVVTLLRRIQPPLGFGKFCPHRAACKRLVGMNMPLNSDGTVTFNATLFALVRTALKIKTEGNFEQANEELRAIIKQIWKRTSMKLLDQVIPPIGDDEVTVGKFYSTFLLQDHFRKFLKRQEEYYGYRPSKKSASGPEIQAGLRSIDEEVAPEMHRAISGDLQNEEEMDRAMEESGEEAIYHRSHGLFGNRVDSFTSEPANTQSQQMTHQRPLQFSESQPESPPNSSGLDPTTEFFPTIAPRSNTNNNAFAFEFDREGSPGEFYNSSEDADPGNMRSWNFIVRTDKTQFPYDPDYGDSQSQSSHPAADQLVHEALVTGGIASLARDPSFVSVAKEQMADAIRTSVNDLESMAQDILSERPDSVTSVKKRRPIPVPPPVSAAAALQTGQPDPAVRRKRRPIPKIPSLQEAAEADSKV, from the exons AACTTTTGAGATCATCATCTTATTGACCATCTTTGCAAACTGTATCGCTCTGGCTGTGTTCCTGCCCATGCCTGAGGAAGACAGTAATAACACCAACGCAAACTTG GAGAGCTTGGAGTATATCTTCCTGATCATATTCACGTTAGAGTGCTTTCTGAAGATAGTGGCATATGGGCTCGTGTTCCATGAAGGCGCCTATTTACGGAACTGTTGGAACATATTGGACTTTGTCATCGTCTTCATGGG TCTCTTCACCTTTGCCTTGGATACCATCAATAAGATAGCAGGAGTGCCGATGGAGAAGGGTGGAGGGTTTGACATGAAGGCACTAAGAGCCTTCAGAGTGCTGCGGCCCTTACGTCTCGTCTCTGGAGTCCCAA GCCTGCAGGTGGTGATGAACTCCATCCTCAAAGCCAtgctgcctctgctgcacaTCGCCCTGCTGGTCTTTCTGCTGGTCACCATCTATGCCATCATGGGACTGGAGCTCTTCAAGTGCAAAATGCATAAGACCTGCTATTACACTGGCACAA ATATCTACGCCACAGCAGAAGGTGAGCTGCCTGCTCCCTGCGCTCAGGCTGGTAACGGACGTCGCTGTATGATCAATGGCTCTGAGTGTCGGCCGAACTGGGAAGGTCCCAACAACGGCATCACCCACTTTGATAACATTGGCTTTGCCATGCTGACAGTCTACCAGTGTATCACCATGGAGGGCTGGACCAAAGTGCTCTACTGG GTTAATGATGCTATAGGAAATGAATGGCCCTGGATCTACTTTGTTCCCCTCATTCTGATCGGCTCCTTCTTTGTGCTCAATCTCGTTCTGGGTGTGCTCAGTGG AGAGTTTACCAAAGAGCGAGAGAAGGCCAGGTCACGTGGAGAGTTCCAGAAGTTGCGAGAGCGTCAGCAGCTGGACGAAGACCTGCACGGCTACATGGAGTGGATCACTCACGCTGAAGTCCTGGATGCCGACCGAGAGGGCAAAG GACTCCTGCCTTTAACCAGTGGAGATTCAGACACAGACAGCCTGTACGACCTGGAAGGCAAGAGTCGAATTGTCTACTACTA ccGCCTGGCCCGTCGCTGGAACCGTTTCTTCAGGATGAAGTGTCTGgtctacataaaaacaaaggcCTTTTACTGGCTCATAATGTTCCTTGTCTTCCTCAATACCCTGACCATAGCAACAGAGCACCACCATCAGTCTGACTCACTCACTTCCCTACAAG ATGTGGCCAGTCGTGTCCTGCTGGTGCTGTTTGTCATAGAGATGTTTGTGAAGATGTATGCGCTGGGTCCCAGAGCATATTTCATGTCTCTGTTTAACCGCTTTGACTTCTTTGTGGTCCTGTGCGGCATCCTGGAGATGATCATGTTCTCTGCAGGAGCCGTGGCTCCACTGGGTTTCTCTGTGCTCAGGTGTATTCGACTGCTGAGGATCCTCAAAGTCACAAA GTACTGGACCTCCTTGAGTAATTTTGTGGCCTCTCTCCTCAACTCTGTGCGCTCCATCGCGTCcctgctccttcttctcttcctcttcattgtCATTTTCTCGCTCCTGGGCATGCAGGTGTTTGGGGGGAAATTCAACTTTTCTGACCACAGACCCAGACGCAGTAACTTTGACAACTTCCCCCAGGccctcatcagtgtgtttcag ATCCTAACAGGAGAGGACTGGACCTCCATCATGTACAATGGCATTATGGCTTACGGAGGGCCTGAGATTCCTGGCATCCTGGTCTCCATCTACTTTATTGTCCTCTTTGTCTGTGGAAACT ACATCCTCCTCAATGTCTTCTTGGCCATCGCAGTCGACAACCTGGCAGAGGCTGAGAGTCTGACTTCAGCTCAGAAAGAAAAGGCGGAAGAGAAGATGAGGAGAAAACTACTTAG GTCTAAAATGCCCGATAAGACTGacgaggagagggagaggatagCTAAGAAACTGGCAGAGCAGAGAGCCAAGGTGGAGAACATGCCCACCACAGCCAAG cttAAAATTGACGAGTTTGAGTCCAATGTGAATGAAGTGAAAGACCCATTCCCACCTGATGACTTCCCAG gtgatgatgaggaggaagagccTGAAATCCCCATCAGCCCTCGGCCCCGACCGATGGCCGACCTGCAGCTGAAAGAAGAAGCCGTTCCTTTGCCCGAAGCCAgctcctttttcatttttggcccTCAGAACAA GTTCCGTAAACTGTGCTACAAGATCATCAACGCCTCGTCCTTCACCAACTTAATCCTTCTCTTCATCctgctctcctccatctccctggcAGCTGAGGACCCCATCGACCCCAAGTCCTACAGAAACCAG aTCTTGGCCTATGCTGACATCGTTTTCACGTCTGTGTTCACCATTGAGATTGTACTGAAG ATGACAGTATATGGAGCATTCATGCACGAGGGCTCCTTCTGCCGAAACTCCTTCAACATCCTGGATCTGATTGTGGTTGGAGTCTCACTGCTTTCTATGGGAATGGA ATCCAGTGCTATCTCCGTGGTGAAGATTCTCAGGGTGCTGAGGGTGCTGAGGCCTCTCAGGGCCATCAACAGAGCCAAGGGGTTAAAG CACGTggtccagtgtgtgtttgtggccaTCAAAACCATCGGCAACATCGTCCTGGTCACCATGCTGCTGAATTTCATGTTTGCCTGTATAGGAGTGCAACTCTTCAAG GGTAAATTCTACAGCTGCACAGATGTGTCCAAGACGACTGAGGAGGAATGCCA GGGATACTTCTGGAAGCACATCGATAATTCTCTACAAGACACAGTGTTGGCGAAGAGAGAATGGCTCAACAGTGACTTTAACTTTGACAACGTGCTCTATGGCATGCTGGCTCTCTTCACTGTGTCCACATTTGAGGGCTGGCCAAA ACTGCTATACAAAGCCATTGACTCAGATGAAGAAGACCAAGGGCCTGTCTTCAACAACCGCGTGGATGTCtccatcttcttcatcatctacaTCATCCTCATCGCCTTCTTCATGATGAACATCTTTGTGGGCTTCGTcattgtcactttccaggagcAGGGCGAGGAGGAGTATAAAGACTGTGAGCTGGACAAGAACCAG CGTCAGTGTGTGCAGTACGCCCTGAAGGCTCGTCCTCTGAGGTGCTACATCCCCAAAAACCCCTACCAGTACAGAGTCTGGTACATTGTCACATCCTGCTACTTCGAGTACCTCATGTTCTTCCTAATTATGCTCAACACCTTGTGTCTGGGGATGCAG CACTGTAACCAGTCGGACCATGTGACCAAGCTGTCAGACACTCTGAACTTGATCTTCACCGTGCTCTTCACTGTGGAGATGATTCTCAAGCTCATGGCCTTCAAAGCGAGG GGCTACTTCGGGGACCCTTGGAACGTGTTTGACTTCGTTATTGTCATTGGTAGTGTCGTTGACGTCATCCTGAGTGAAGTCGAT ACTGCCCTGGCCTCCAGTGgaggactgtactgtctccatGGCTGTGCT GAAACGAATCCTATGCAAGCAATTGCG GCGTCTGAAAATGCCTCAGTTTCCATCACATTCTTCCGACTTTTCCGTGTCATGCGTCTGGTCAAGCTGCTGAACCGTTCCGAGGGCATCCGTAACCTGCTGTGGACCTTCATCAAGTCCTTCCAG GCTCTTCCTCACGTGGCTCTGCTCATCGTGATGCTCTTCTTTATCTACGCTGTCATCGGGATGCAG ATCTTTGGAAAAGTAGCATTAGTGGACGGCACCCAAATCAACCGCAACAACAACTTCCAGGCATTCCCTCAGGCTGTTCTGATGTTATTCCG ATGTGCTACTGGAGAGGCTTGGCAGGAGGTCATGATGGCTTCCATGTATGGGAAGAAGTGTGACCCCAAGTCTGACTTCCTGCCAGGAGAGGAGTACACCTGCGGGTCCAACTTTGCTGTCTTCTACTTCCTCAGCTTCTACTGTCTCTGTGCTTTCCTG ATCCTCAACCTGTTCGTAGCTGTCATCATGGATAACTTTGACTATCTGACCCGTGATTGGTCTCTTCTTGGTCCGCACCACCTGGATGAGTTCAAGAAGATCTGGGCTGAATATGACCCTGAAGCCAC GGGGAGAATTAAACATCTGGATGTGGTGACGCTGCTGAGACGCATTCAGCCTCCACTGGGCTTTGGCAAGTTCTGTCCTCATCGTGCTGCGTGCAAG CGTTTGGTCGGTATGAACATGCCTCTCAACAGTGACGGCACCGTCACCTTCAATGCCACCCTGTTTGCTCTGGTTAGGACAGCCCTCAAGATCAAAACAGAAG GTAACTTTGAGCAGGCcaacgaggagctgagagccATTATAAAGCAAATCTGGAAACGCACCAGTATGAAACTGTTGGACCAGGTCATCCCGCCTATAGGAG ATGATGAAGTGACTGTGGGGAAGTTCTACTCCACCTTCCTGCTCCAGGACCACTTCCGTAAGTTCTTGAAGCGTCAGGAGGAGTACTATGGCTACCGGCCCTCTAAGAAGAGCGCGTCAGGCCCGGAGATCCAG gCGGGCCTGAGGAGCATAGATGAAGAAGTGGCTCCGGAGATGCACAGAGCCATTTCAGGAGACCTGCAGAACGAGGAAGAGATGGACAGAGCTATGGaggagagtggagaggaggcCATTTACCAT CGTTCACACGGTCTGTTCGGTAACCGGGTGGACTCCTTCACCAGCGAGCCCGCCAACACGCAGTCCCAACAGATGACCCACCAGCGGCCCCTCCAGTTCTCTGAGAGCCAGCCGGAGTCTCCACCAAACTCCTCCGGCCTGGATCCCACGACGGAATTTTTCCCCACAATAGCGCCAAGAAGCAACACTAACAACAACGCCTTCGCCTTCGA GTTTGACAGAGAAGGCAGTCCTGGAGAGTTTTATAATTCCAGTGAGGATGCAGACCCAG GCAACATGCGCTCCTGGAACTTCATAGTGagaacagacaaaacacag TTCCCTTATGACCCTGACTACGGTGACAGTCAGAGTCAGAGCTCCCATCCTGCAGCCGACCAGCTCGTCCATGAG gCTCTAGTAACAGGTGGTATAGCCTCCCTGGCCAGAGACCCCAGCTTTGTCTCAGTGGCTAAGGAGCAAATGGCTGATGCCATCCGCACATCTGTGAACGATTTGGAGAGCATGGCTCAAGATATCCTCAGTGAACGCCCCGACAGTGTCACCTCCGTGAAAAAGAGACGTCCCATCCCGGTCCCTCCTCCTGTTTCTGCTGCGGCAGCACTGCAAACAGGCCAGCCAGATCCGGCTGTGAGGAGAAAGAGACGTCCAATCCCAAAGATTCCCTCCTTACAGGAGGCGGCTGAGGCCGACTCCAAAGTTTAG